The Nitrobacter hamburgensis X14 genome contains the following window.
GAAGCAGACCGGACGGTATCCGGCTTCGGCCAACGCCTTGCAGCAGTGCGAGCCAATATAGCCAGCACCGCCAGTCACCAATACCGCGGCCCGGTCAGCCATTTCTGGGGCCTCATATAATCCTAGTAGACATTATTTATTTAACTATTTAATATCATGCACTCAAGATATATAATGTGTAAACTCACGACGTCGATCTGAATGGCAGCCAATGTTACACTTATCCTGACGCCTCCGGATAACCGTTAACCATACGGCACCTAGCCCGGGCTCTTTAATCGATCATGCGATTAGCCCTCTGATGAGAGCTGAAGCCAGCATAATCCGGGTTCAGCTCGTCAGGTGATTCCAGAACTGGGCGATCAGAATACCCGTCGAGCCGCCGGCCATCTTAACGAACAGATCAGGAAGACGGCCATGCCGATCGGTCGTAATCAGCTGAGTCATCTCGAGAATGCAGGCGCCACAGAGAACGAGCGCAACAACGAGACCCGGCCGACGCGGATACGCCAGCCCAAACAGCAAGCCGGTCGCTGCAAACGCAGCGAAACGGTCTAGGCCCACGCCGGCAACTTGAGGCCGCAAGTCAATCGGCGATAACGTAGCGAAAACGATGAATGCCAAGCTTAGCCAAGCGGCTGTCGCGACAAGCTTGTGATACATGGCTGCGCCGCAGGCGTGTTAAATATGAACAGAAAATCTGCAATCTTCCGTAAAATCTAGGTGGCTCCCGTCATGCAACGCAAGCCTTAATGTTGAGCGACGCTCCCATATCTGCAAACTGCACGGTCGACTCGTACACATTCTCAATAGCGATAGGGTCTATAGTGGCATTCAATGCAGCCGATGCTCTTGGCCGGAGGTAGAAACCTTATGCCAAATCCGTCGCTGTTTATTCTTGTCTGGAACCGGGTTGAGTTCGATCTCGTGTGGAAGCTGCCTTCTCGACGCAACGAAAGAAAGCCTCCGCATGTTCCAGCGGGAGTTCGCATCTACGCAATCGGCGACGTACACGGCCGAGCTGATCTTCTGGCATCATTACTTCTCCAGATCGAGGTGGACATCGCGCTCCATCCGGTATCCCGGCCGATCGCGGTTTTCCTTGGCGACTACATCGATCGCGGCCCGGACTCGAAGGAGGTCCTTGATCTTCTGGTCACGCCAGGCCGCACGCCAGAAATGGTTTTCCTCAAGGGGAACCATGAGACGTTCTTGCTCCATTTCCTGAAGACCCCCGCGCTCCTGGATAATTGGCGGCAATATGGTGGTCTCGAGACCCTCGTCTCGTACGGACTAAAGCCGCCGATGAACCCGTCCTTCAATGATCAAGCCAGACTCGCGCGCGACCTCGCCAGCGCAACGCCCGAATCTCACCGCAAGTTCTTCGAGGCTCTCAAGCTTTCGTTCGTTTGTGGAGATTTTCTTTTCGTCCACGCTGGCTTGCGCCCGCTTATTCCCATTCAACAGCAGATAGAAGACGACCTTCTCTGGATTCGCGACGACTTCCTGCTTTGGGACAAGGAGTTCGAGAAGATCGTTGTCCACGGCCACACGCCCGTGCTTGAGCCGGACATCCGGTTCAACCGGATCAATATCGATACCGGTGCCTTTGCTACAGGACGATTGACCTGCATGACGATCGAGGCCGCCAAGATCATGCCCCTCATCGACGTACGTGACTGGCTCGACGAATTGCCGGATGTCGAAACATCCCACGACGACACGATTGGATCAGAGGGATTTCAGCGAGTCAGCGCCAGCGATAACGCCAGGCGCGCTGGAGAAAGCAATGCCGTCGCCGGATATCCGGTGCGAAGTCCGGATTCCGTTGCCGCGATCCACGCGAAAAGACTTAAGGAAGACGTGAAGGTCTATGACGCGACCGCACGCGCGCGACTCGACCCACGGCGATCCACGAATGCGTCCAGTCATCCCCGGCGATGAATCTTCGCCGTTCGCCACCGATGCTAAGCACGGCGAAGATGCCGGGATGCGGCCGCGACGCCGGCGCGCCGGCTATTTTTCCTTGAATGCTCTTGCGGCCTGATCACGCAGAGGCTTCATCAAATAGGATAGCACTGTGCGGTCTCCCATCTGAATAAAGGCATCCGCAGGCATGCCGGGAATGAGCTTGACCGAGCCCAGACGTTCAAGCTCCTCCGGCTTCAACGCGATACGCGTTGTGTAGAAGCTGGTGCCCGTACGCTGATCCTGTGTAAGATCCGGAGAGATCACACTGACCGCGCCCGTTATTTCTGGCGTGGTATGCTGGTTGAATGCGGAAAACCGCAGGATGGCCAGCTGTCCGACATGGACATGATCGATATCCTGGGGCGCGATCTTGACTTCAACCGCTAGGGTATCGGCATCGGGCACGATCAGCATGATTTGCTCGCCGGGCGCGATCACGCCACCGACGGTATGCACCGAGAGCTGATAGACAACGCCATCCTGGGGCGCGCGAATGTCAATGCGCTGCAACTGGTCAACCGCGGCGATCTTGCGTTCAGCCATTTCGGAAATCTTTGAGCGCACCTCGACGAGATCCTTACCGACCTCGCTGCGGAGATCCTGGTCGATCTGGATAATCTGAAGCTGGATCTCGGCCGTCTTGCCCTTGGCCTGCGCAATCATACCAGACAATTGACTTCGCTCGCCTTCGATACGGGCCGAATCGCGCTCCAGAGCCGTCAAACGGCTGATCGGCACGAGATTCTTCTGAAAAAGAGTTCGTACGCCTTCGAGTTCCTGCTGGATGAAGTCGACTTCTTTCTTTTTCGCTTCGACTTGTCCCTGGTAGCCCTTGATTTCATCCTGTAGTTGCGCGGAGCGTTCCTTGAGCTGCGACTTTTGTCCTTCGCGCGCCTGACGGCGCAGGTCGAAAAGACTGCGCTCCGCGGCGACAGCGCGAGCGGCGTCTGAGGCCGGATCGTGAGCGCGATCCAGGAGAGCGGCTGGGAAAGCGAGTTCCGGAATATTATCACGTTCGGTTTCGAGGCGCGCCTGACGCGCCAGGAGCTCATCGACGCTTTTGGTGATGATCGTCGCCGCTGCCCGGGTTTGCGTTTCGTCAAGACGAACCAGAATGTCACCCGCACGCACGTGGTCACCATCGCGCACGCGCAGTTCGCCGATGACACCTCCCGTCGGGTGCTGGACTTTCTTGACACTGGAATCGACAACGAGAACGCCCGGCGCGACCACAGCGCTTGAGAGCTCGGTAGTTGCGGCCCAACCGCCAATTCCAAACGTCACCAGCAAGACGAGAAACGTTCCTGCCAGCAGGTAGCGCTGAATCGAATGCTGGGCCGAGTCCAGATTGTTGCTCATCACTTCCTTCCGCCTTCGGCAACCGTTCTCATCGGTACCGGCTCCGAATTGCGTAGGACTTTGTTGAGGACTTCATCCCTCTCACCGAAGGCCTTGACCGTGCTATCGGCTATCACCAGCACATGATCGACACCATCAAGTGACTTTAGCCGATGCGTCACGACGATGACGATCCCGCCGCGGCGACGCACATTCAGAATTGCCTCCGTCAGAGCCGCTTCGCCCTCAGAATCGAGATTTGAACTCGGCTCATCAAGCACCACGAGAAACGGATCGCCGTAAAATGCGCGCGCAAGCGCAATCCGCTGACGCTGCCCCGCAGAAAGCGCCGTGCCGCCCTCACCGATCCGGGTTCCGTATCCATCAGGGAAGGAAAGAATGAGCTCGTGAACGCCAGCTGCACGCGCGGCGCCCAACACGGCGGCGGCAGTCGCCTTCGGATCGAAACGCGCGATATTGGCGGCAATACTCCCGTCGAACAGCTCGACCCCCTGCGGAAGATACCCGAGGTGCTGGCCAAGGGCCTCAGGCGACCATTGATCAAGCGCGGCGTTGTCGATCCTGATCTTGCCGTGCGACTGGGGCCAAACACCCACAAGAGCACGCGCTAGAGACGATTTGCCAGATCCGCTCGGCCCGATAATTCCCAATCCTTGACCGCTCGAGAGAGCGAAAGAGACATCATACAGCACTGGCCTCTCGGCGCTGGGCGGTACGACATGGATACGGTCGACACTCAATGATCGCTCTGGCGCCGGAAGCTCCATGGGCTCCTGCTCCTTGGGTAGGAGCGTCAAAAGCTGATCAAGCCGCCGCCCCGCTTGCCGCGCGCTCGTA
Protein-coding sequences here:
- a CDS encoding VanZ family protein codes for the protein MYHKLVATAAWLSLAFIVFATLSPIDLRPQVAGVGLDRFAAFAATGLLFGLAYPRRPGLVVALVLCGACILEMTQLITTDRHGRLPDLFVKMAGGSTGILIAQFWNHLTS
- a CDS encoding metallophosphoesterase family protein, with amino-acid sequence MPNPSLFILVWNRVEFDLVWKLPSRRNERKPPHVPAGVRIYAIGDVHGRADLLASLLLQIEVDIALHPVSRPIAVFLGDYIDRGPDSKEVLDLLVTPGRTPEMVFLKGNHETFLLHFLKTPALLDNWRQYGGLETLVSYGLKPPMNPSFNDQARLARDLASATPESHRKFFEALKLSFVCGDFLFVHAGLRPLIPIQQQIEDDLLWIRDDFLLWDKEFEKIVVHGHTPVLEPDIRFNRINIDTGAFATGRLTCMTIEAAKIMPLIDVRDWLDELPDVETSHDDTIGSEGFQRVSASDNARRAGESNAVAGYPVRSPDSVAAIHAKRLKEDVKVYDATARARLDPRRSTNASSHPRR
- a CDS encoding HlyD family type I secretion periplasmic adaptor subunit encodes the protein MSNNLDSAQHSIQRYLLAGTFLVLLVTFGIGGWAATTELSSAVVAPGVLVVDSSVKKVQHPTGGVIGELRVRDGDHVRAGDILVRLDETQTRAAATIITKSVDELLARQARLETERDNIPELAFPAALLDRAHDPASDAARAVAAERSLFDLRRQAREGQKSQLKERSAQLQDEIKGYQGQVEAKKKEVDFIQQELEGVRTLFQKNLVPISRLTALERDSARIEGERSQLSGMIAQAKGKTAEIQLQIIQIDQDLRSEVGKDLVEVRSKISEMAERKIAAVDQLQRIDIRAPQDGVVYQLSVHTVGGVIAPGEQIMLIVPDADTLAVEVKIAPQDIDHVHVGQLAILRFSAFNQHTTPEITGAVSVISPDLTQDQRTGTSFYTTRIALKPEELERLGSVKLIPGMPADAFIQMGDRTVLSYLMKPLRDQAARAFKEK